Below is a genomic region from Fusarium oxysporum Fo47 chromosome VIII, complete sequence.
CCTTGTCATATGCTGGAGAATGGCCGTCTCGACCAAACCAGTCTGGAGAGGCACATATTGCAAGAGAGAGCTTAGTGAGACTTGCTGACCCTCCGAACTCGTTATAGGGAGCAATATCGGGGTCAGGCCGCTCTCTCGAATATGCATCATGGATGTCATATCCTTCGGCGACAGATAGGGCTGTCTCTGCATCGCCGACCGTAAGAGTGAATATGGACACACAATCGAGAGATTTGCATGCCGGAAGTACGCCATGAGTGCTTAACGCACCACGAGTCGGCTTCAATCCCACGATATTGTTGAACCCCGCTGGAACTCGACCTGAACCTGCCGTATCCGTACCAAGAGAGAAGGGCACAATTCCAcgagcaacaacaacagcactTCCAGAGCTGGAACCTCCGCTGACACGACTGGGATCGAAGGAGTTCGGGACAGCACCGTATGGCGATCTCGTACCAACCAGGCCAGTAGCGAATTGGTCGAGATTCGTCTTTCCGATGAGGATTGCTCCAGCGGCCTTGAGCTTCGCAACCACTGTAGCGTCTGAAGTAGCTGGGGAAGAGCTGAATGTTGGGCATGCGGCGGTGGTGATGAAACCTTCGGCATTGATGTTATCTTTTGCAGCAAAGGGGACTCCATACAAGGGGAGGGACATGGAGTCAGCGCACAAGGTCTGAAGGCTTGTCCACTGGGCTTTGATTTGTTCAGAAGAAGCTAAAGAGATCCAGGCATTGGTTGTAGAATTTGCTGCTCTCTCGATTGAAATGAGGGAGAGGAGTCTTTCGATGCCATCTCCACGAATCTGGGCAGATCTCCACTGGGAAATTGTCAAGGGGAATGAATCCGTACTGCCGTTTGGAAGATCTTCCACGCCGTTGATGGCAGTATCAAGTTCAGTCATGGTGTCTGGGGGATAAAGGAACACGATCTTCAAAGGAAGCTAGGGGAGGTTATAAGCGCAAGGTAAGAACGACACTGCTGTTTATCGAAGCAGTTTCTTGCACAACCGAATAGCAATATTTATACTAATTTCTCGACACAGATCAAGTCGGATGAGCCTGGAGGTAACACCGCGGAATCGTCTCAACGGGTTCGAATTTCCTTGATTCGTAAACTTGCATAGCCTCGAGGATCAAGAAGCCGAACGATTTCATGTTCACTGATAACACAACAACACCTCTGTGATCAAGAGGACGAACCTGCCGAAGGCCCGGCGGCCAAACACTGAAGCCTGGCTGTACTGTATTATACGAATTGAGTGCTGGATATGCACGTGGATGAGTGTGAGAAGAAGTCAAGGTTGAGTCTGGGGGTTGAGATTATGTGGAAAATTACGCTATCGCCGAGTCTAAGCCGTTTACAAGTCCACCCTTCGGCCGTGTTGTCCTCGGACATTTACCCCGTCTTCAGGTGCGGGAATAACAGGCAAGTCAATGGCCTTCACTTCATTGATCAACATATTTTCCAGGACAATTGAAGTTCAATTCTTTACTAATTTTGTTTGTTTCATAGATCGTCAGCTCATAGTCCACGATAAGAAGACCCAGAAATAAATCGGCCAATCATGGAACTCGCCGGCGGCTAAAGTGGTTGTGAACCTGGCCCATGATGGACTATCTGTTTTGGCCGGCGGCGATATCGTATATTACCAGTCAATTTACTCGAAAAGGATATATCGTTTCAAGAGTCGATGCATGTCTGAGGCAAGGAACAATGCAGATGCGAGCTCGTGATTGAGACATGGCTCATGCCATTGGATCCTCGGCTTGCGGGTTTAAAGTGGAGGGACTTCCGCTGTGTTGCGACAGATCGACATATGTCTTCGACTTTTTGTGTGTATCACAGAAGATATACTCGAACTGAAGTTATTCAGACATGGCTAATTCCTCTCTTCAACCAAATCAACTCAAGTCTCACAATGAGTGTCCCATATGTCACCTCAGATCGGTATATCCGTTTCCCCGTATTTCCGACCCCGTGGGGCATTTCCATCTCCGATGAGTCCTTATCGTATTACGACCTTACCGTAGCAGGACGAACTGATAAGGCGCGACCCCCGATGGCGGATCATCAACATGCTCACTATCACGCCGTACGCCCACGACACGACCTCGACTCCCGCTTCGTCAACTGGTCGGCCCACAGCCAGAAGATGGGCCCCTTGTCTCTTATCACAAGCCAGACTCAGACCTAGACGCCCGCGTCCTGTGGGGTCATGTTCTCGCACCCGCTTCACGGCGCTGGTCCGTCTGATCTTTCCCGGTCCGGCTCCGGATCTGGCCGTCCTCTGATGGCTGCCGCCGGGCCGTCTGTCGGTAATACTAACGCCCGTGCGAGACCATGTGACACGTGCCGAGTTCGTAAGACGCGGTGTGTGAAGGAGGAGGGTCAGACGAGATGTGTTTTATGTACTTTTCATAACCAGCCTTGTACGTTCCTGCGTGGGCCTACACCTCGTCAGAGAAGACAGAATCGGGAAAAGGAACGTGAGAAGCAAACTGACGCTCGAGATGGGGATGAGAATCAGGGAATCTCTACGACATCGCCTGTCGCGGGCTTTGAGACGGGGGCCTCCCCGTCGAGTCGACATGGTGATGCTGCGTCTACTCCCGCGAGTGTGGAAAGCAACCAGCAGTTCACCCAAATACAGCAAGTGATGCCCTTTGAGGAGAATATGCCTGAGCCGTCGCGGCCTAGTATTCTCAGCAATACTCTCGGCTTAGACCTGAAGACGCATGCTGAATATATCGGACCAACCGACTATCGTGATCCTGTTCTTCTCGACCTCCATCGCCCAAATCTGTTGAACCAGGAAGCTCCACCGctatcaacaacctcaacgtTTGCTAGGCGATTGGACTATCAGACTGTCTTCCTCGTTCATCCTGATGAATCTACTGCTTCGGAGAAGATGCGCATTGCAGATCTAGATGCCATCGAAGCGACTGTTCACCCCCTCGGCCGCACGCTGGTCGATCTCTACTTTCGAATCGTTCACCCCAGCTTTCCGATCTTGCATAAAGATGTCTTTATCAGCAAGCACCGTTTATCTCATCGACATTTTGCGCCGTCTTTACTTGCTGCAGTCTATCTGGTAGCTCTCGATTGGCAACTCTACGACAGTCAGCTTGCAGGACGCGAAGTCGAATCTATCCCGGATCCAGCAGCTCTTGAAGAACTAGCTGAGCGAACTATCAACCAGGATATGCGACGGCCCAAGCTTAGTACGCTGGAAGCTGGCTTACTTCTCCTACAACGAAACCGAAAGATTGTCGAATCTGGGTCTCATACACACCCCATGTCTAACCGGATGTTTACAGCTCAAATTGTCGCCATGGCTCAGGATCTGGGTATCCATATCGACTGTAGCTCTTGGTCAATACCTGCATGGGAAGTTGGTCTGCGGCGAAGACTCGCTTGGGCTTTGTACATGCAAGATCGCTGGGGAGCATGTGTTCACGGACGACCCTTTCTCATCCAAGACAACGACTGGGATGTTCGGCCTTGCACTGCACCAGACTATCCCGAGCTTGGTCAGATGGATCCGGAAGCCAACCCAGATCATACTTCACCTATCATTGTTGGATGGGACTTGTTCATTCGTCACATCGAGTTGACACAGATCCTGAGTGATGTGATTCGAACATTCTACAGTGCCGCAGCCACTCGCGTTGGGGGAACACTGGATCAAATGGGTGTCGTCGCTGCTGTTGAACTGGCGAAGCCTCTCGTCTTTCGTCTTCGAGAGTGGCACGCGAATCTACCAGCTCGACTGCAATTGCAAAATACCCAGCTCAGAGAATTATGTGCCAATGGAGCTCTTCATCTCGCCCATGCAGCAGTAGAAATCGCACTCCATCGTGCTTTGGTCCGAATCACAACACCAGACACACCTGCCTCTCTCTACGAAGTTTTACGATCAACAGCTCGTGCCAAGCTTCAGTCCGCCATTGAACTGCTAGGATCTCTACGCCCCGAGCACACTGCTGCATTCTGGGGAAGCGCCGCAGCTTATCAAGCAGCCGAGATAGGATCTTTGGCTGGTCTGCTCTGGGCAACTGCAGACTCATTTGATGAGATGGCGTGGTGTGCATCTCGAGTCGACGAACTTAGATGGGCACTGAGAGTCCGTGGTGCAGCGGCTCCATTCGCTAGAGAAGCATTGAGGCTGCTCGAGCGTGATATCGGTGGTCTTGGTATGGTTAAGACTGCCAATGACAGCATCTCATGAAGAATGAGCCGACTTACAAAAGGACCAAGCCACATTTTTATCTGAATCAATAATGACGCTATCATTGTGTGGCTCAACTTGAACACGAAGCAAACACGAAAGTTGGTGAGACAAGATGTCTATGACATCACCTGTACGACACTTAACGCGACGCGTTCACCACTTTCCGTCAATCTTCCCATTTCTCAACGTCTTTAttcttgacatcaacaaTCTGTCAATTCTTCAATTTTGTTGTCTACAACACCATTGACTATCCAAAATGTCTGATTCAAAGCACGAAGACGtcgacaagaccagcaaTGGCGAGGAACAAGCTGCAACTGGCGAGAAGCACCAGATTCAGCATGACTCTCATGATGCGAAGCGCACCAAGAAAGAGGCTGGCCAGACGACTCTTGATGATGTGGTGATCATTTCGGATGATTCGAAGGATAATGATAGCGCTGCGgaaaaggaggaggatgagcCCAAGTCAAAGTCTGATGCCAAGCAGGAAACCAATGGCAAAGACTCGAAGTCAGAGGACAAGCAGAAGACTGAAGGCAAGGACTCCGAGACAAGTGGAAAGCAGGGAACCAACGGCAAAGATGCTGTCCAGCCTTCTGAGGAAGCTGATGTCCCTTCAAGCATCCTCGAAAAGGGCATCATCTACTTCTTCATCCGCGGTCGCGTAAATCTTGAAGACCCTGAGAGCGTTGATGACATCGCTCGTTCCTTCATCATGCTCCGACCCATCGCAAAAGATGCCCGTCTCGGCGACGGTCCCATTGCTGACTCCGGAAACACTCGCATACTTGCTCTTCCCAAGAAGACCCTTCCCGAGAGTGGAAAAGAGCGCTACATGGTATTCGTCGAAAAGTCTGGAGCCTCATatgatgagatcaagaactCCTTCTTGTCCGCAGACGAGTATGAAACCAAGACAGCTGGTATACGCCGTACACCACCTGCTAAGCCTGTTGGCGAGGGCGTGTATGCCATCACGTCGACTGGTCGAGAGAGTCATTTGGCTTATTTGACGACGCTGCCTGAGAAGCTAGAGGAGGTTCAGAAGGAATTGGGACTGAAGGAGAAGGggagcttcatcatcagcaccaagaaCCCTCAGTATCCGGGACCTCAGAATGCTCAGTTGCCTCAGGGACCTGACTTTCCCAAAGAGTGAGTCTCCTCATCTTGTTTTGCGAATCAATGGCTAACATGTCTAGAATCATCGATGAGTTCCGCTCTCTGCGCTGGCTTCCCTCTAAGCCATCCCACTTTGACTACCCTAACGCCCAGATCCTTCTCATTGGTGAATCAGACGGTATTgagaaggctgttgagcctcAGAAGAAGGATCAGAAGGAGGGAAAGGAGGAACCGGAGACGGTGCTTGAGCAtcttgaggatgatgatgtgaagCGCATGAAGCATCTTGCCGATGACCAGTCTGCAGCTATCTACGCGGACTTGCATGTCCAGGCTAAGGATTATCCTAAGATGCAGACGACCTTTTAATGGGAGACGGTTGGAGCTGAGAGTGGGTGGACTATGTGACCATGGGTATGGTCATGTACATCGGAAAAGGGCGGAGTGAACTGAGCCCATCTTTGAAGGAACtagataataaagatatttacAATGACAGTTCAAGATCACTGTGCCATCGCTGCG
It encodes:
- a CDS encoding fungal-specific transcription factor domain-containing protein is translated as MSVPYVTSDRYIRFPVFPTPWGISISDESLSYYDLTVAGRTDKARPPMADHQHAHYHAPCTFLRGPTPRQRRQNREKEREKQTDARDGDENQGISTTSPVAGFETGASPSSRHGDAASTPASVESNQQFTQIQQVMPFEENMPEPSRPSILSNTLGLDLKTHAEYIGPTDYRDPVLLDLHRPNLLNQEAPPLSTTSTFARRLDYQTVFLVHPDESTASEKMRIADLDAIEATVHPLGRTLVDLYFRIVHPSFPILHKDVFISKHRLSHRHFAPSLLAAVYLVALDWQLYDSQLAGREVESIPDPAALEELAERTINQDMRRPKLSTLEAGLLLLQRNRKIVESGSHTHPMSNRMFTAQIVAMAQDLGIHIDCSSWSIPAWEVGLRRRLAWALYMQDRWGACVHGRPFLIQDNDWDVRPCTAPDYPELGQMDPEANPDHTSPIIVGWDLFIRHIELTQILSDVIRTFYSAAATRVGGTLDQMGVVAAVELAKPLVFRLREWHANLPARLQLQNTQLRELCANGALHLAHAAVEIALHRALVRITTPDTPASLYEVLRSTARAKLQSAIELLGSLRPEHTAAFWGSAAAYQAAEIGSLAGLLWATADSFDEMAWCASRVDELRWALRVRGAAAPFAREALRLLERDIGGLGMVKTANDSIS